One Phaseolus vulgaris cultivar G19833 chromosome 11, P. vulgaris v2.0, whole genome shotgun sequence genomic window carries:
- the LOC137826772 gene encoding exosome complex component RRP41-like → MAGKGGATPATYSPSLTVDKKKPPLFKEDWVRPDGRGFHQCRPAFFRTGAVNAASGSAYAEVGNTKVIVSVFGPRESKKAMMYSDTGRLNCNVSFTTFATPVRGQGSDHKEYSAMLNKALEGAIILESFPKTTVDVFALVLESSGSDLPVVISCASLALADAGIMMYDLVASVSVSSFSKNLVIDPILEEENCQDGSLMITCMPSRYEITQLTVTGEWSSPRINEGMQLCLDACAKLAKIMRSCLKEAASDSRE, encoded by the exons ATGGCCGGCAAAGGTGGGGCGACTCCGGCGACATACTCGCCGTCTCTGACAGTCGATAAAAAGAAACCACCGCTTTTCAAGGAAGATTGGGTTCGGCCCGATGGCCGCGGTTTCCACCAGTGCAGACCCGCAT TTTTCAGGACTGGTGCTGTGAATGCAGCATCTGGATCTGCTTATGCCGAGGTTGGAAATACCAAGGTCATTGTATCTGT ATTTGGGCCAAGAGAGAGCAAGAAGGCAATGATGTACAGTGATACAGGGCGTTTGAATTGCAATGTCAGCTTTACAACATTTGCAACTCCAGTGCGAGGGCAG GGTTCAGACCACAAAGAGTACAGTGCAATGCTTAATAAAGCTTTGGAGGGTGCAATAATACTGGAAAGTTTCCCCAAGACAACTGTGGATGTTTTTGCATTGGTGCTAGAATCTAGCGGCA GTGATCTCCCAGTTGTCATATCGTGTGCTAGCCTTGCCCTGGCGGATGCTGGAATAATGATGTATGATCTTGTTGCCTCGGTTTCTGTG TCAAGTTTTAGTAAGAACCTTGTCATTGATCCTATTTTGGAGGAGGAAAACTGCCAAGATGGTAGCTTAATGATTACCTGTATGCCTTCTCGCTATGAAATCACCCAACTCACCGTTACCGGGGAATGGTCTTCTCCGAGGATTAACGAG GGAATGCAGCTGTGCTTGGATGCTTGTGCAAAGCTAGCGAAGATTATGAGATCATGTTTGAAAGAAGCTGCTTCGGATTCCAGGGAGTAG